Proteins encoded in a region of the Acipenser ruthenus chromosome 43, fAciRut3.2 maternal haplotype, whole genome shotgun sequence genome:
- the LOC117970553 gene encoding zinc finger protein 501-like isoform X2, with protein MESVYIKQEVVQELVPNCIKQEMPELEPVHIKEGTELEPVHTKEEETELEPVHIKEEETELEPVHIKEGTELEPVHTKEETELEPVHTKEEETELEPVHTKEEETELEPVHIKEEETELEHVHIKEEETELEPVHIKEEETELEPVHIKEETELEPVHIKEETELEPVHMKEETELDPLYIEEEPIGLLLKGSENISRPKISHQCSGYGKSFSQSGTLKTHQRIHTGEKPYHCFECGVSFTVSGSLKTHQRIHTGEKPNHCTECGKSFVQLGDLKRHQRIHTGEKPYHCTDCGESFRQIGSLKRHQRIHTGEKPCRCTECGKSFSELGHLKSHQRIHTGEKPYHCNECGQSFNQLGVLKRHQRIHTGEKPYYCTACGKSFRQSGDLKAHQRIHSGEKLYPCTECGERFSRFRDLKRHQQIHTGEKPYHSTECGGPQSESQSESRDTEKGSLSN; from the exons ATggagtctgtttacattaaacaggaggtGGTTCAGGAATTGGTACCtaactgcattaaacaggagatgcctgaactggagCCCGTCCACATTAAAGAAGGGACTGAACTAGAGCCTGTCCACactaaagaagaagagactgaactagagcctgtccacattaaagaggaagagactgaactggagcctgtccacattaaagaagggACTGAACTAGAGCCTGTCCACactaaagaagagactgaactagaGCCTGTCCACactaaagaagaagagactgaactagaGCCTGTCCACactaaagaagaagagactgaactagagcctgtccacattaaagaagaagagactgaactagagcatgtccacattaaagaagaagagactgaactggagcctgtccacattaaagaagaagagactgaactggagcctgtccacattaaagaagagactgaactggagcctgtccacattaaagaagagactgaactggagcctgtccacatgaaagaagagactgaactggatcCTCTCTACATTGAAGAGGAGCCTATTGGCTTGTTGCTTAAAGGTTCAGAAAACATATCCCGGCCAAAGATATCACATCAATGTAGTGGAtatgggaagagcttcagtcagtcaggaaccctaaaaacacaccagcgaattcacactggagagaagccatatcactgttttgaatgtggGGTGAGCTTCACTGTgtcaggaagcctaaaaacacaccagcgaattcacactggagagaagccgaatcactgtactgaatgtgggaagagcttcgTTCAGTTAGGtgacctaaaaagacaccagcgaattcacactggagagaagccatatcactgtactgACTGTGGGGAGAGCTTCAGACAGATTggaagcctaaaaagacaccagcgaattcacactggagaaaagcCTTGTcgctgtactgaatgtggaaagagcttcagtGAATTGGGACACCTAAAAtctcaccagcgaattcatactggagagaagccatatcactgtaatgaatgtgggcAGAGCTTCAATCAGTTAGGagtcctaaaaagacaccagcgaattcacactggagagaagccatattacTGTACTGCATGCGGGAAGAGCTTCCGTCAGTCAGGAGACCTAAAAGCACATCAGCGAATTCACTCTGGAGAGAAGCTGTATccctgtactgaatgtggggaacGCTTTAGTAGGTTtagagaccttaaaagacaccagcaaattcacactggagagaagccgtatcacagTACTGAATGTG GGGGTCCCCAGAGTGAGAGCCAGTCTGAATCCAGAGACACAGAGAAGGGGAGCTTGTCAAActga
- the LOC117970553 gene encoding zinc finger protein 501-like isoform X1 codes for MESVYIKQEVVQELVPNCIKQEMPELEPVHIKEGTELEPVHTKEEETELEPVHIKEEETELEPVHIKEGTELEPVHTKEETELEPVHTKEEETELEPVHTKEEETELEPVHIKEEETELEHVHIKEEETELEPVHIKEEETELEPVHIKEETELEPVHIKEETELEPVHMKEETELDPLYIEEEPIGLLLKGSENISRPKISHQCSGYGKSFSQSGTLKTHQRIHTGEKPYHCFECGVSFTVSGSLKTHQRIHTGEKPNHCTECGKSFVQLGDLKRHQRIHTGEKPYHCTDCGESFRQIGSLKRHQRIHTGEKPCRCTECGKSFSELGHLKSHQRIHTGEKPYHCNECGQSFNQLGVLKRHQRIHTGEKPYYCTACGKSFRQSGDLKAHQRIHSGEKLYPCTECGERFSRFRDLKRHQQIHTGEKPYHSTECVNEGGPQSESQSESRDTEKGSLSN; via the exons ATggagtctgtttacattaaacaggaggtGGTTCAGGAATTGGTACCtaactgcattaaacaggagatgcctgaactggagCCCGTCCACATTAAAGAAGGGACTGAACTAGAGCCTGTCCACactaaagaagaagagactgaactagagcctgtccacattaaagaggaagagactgaactggagcctgtccacattaaagaagggACTGAACTAGAGCCTGTCCACactaaagaagagactgaactagaGCCTGTCCACactaaagaagaagagactgaactagaGCCTGTCCACactaaagaagaagagactgaactagagcctgtccacattaaagaagaagagactgaactagagcatgtccacattaaagaagaagagactgaactggagcctgtccacattaaagaagaagagactgaactggagcctgtccacattaaagaagagactgaactggagcctgtccacattaaagaagagactgaactggagcctgtccacatgaaagaagagactgaactggatcCTCTCTACATTGAAGAGGAGCCTATTGGCTTGTTGCTTAAAGGTTCAGAAAACATATCCCGGCCAAAGATATCACATCAATGTAGTGGAtatgggaagagcttcagtcagtcaggaaccctaaaaacacaccagcgaattcacactggagagaagccatatcactgttttgaatgtggGGTGAGCTTCACTGTgtcaggaagcctaaaaacacaccagcgaattcacactggagagaagccgaatcactgtactgaatgtgggaagagcttcgTTCAGTTAGGtgacctaaaaagacaccagcgaattcacactggagagaagccatatcactgtactgACTGTGGGGAGAGCTTCAGACAGATTggaagcctaaaaagacaccagcgaattcacactggagaaaagcCTTGTcgctgtactgaatgtggaaagagcttcagtGAATTGGGACACCTAAAAtctcaccagcgaattcatactggagagaagccatatcactgtaatgaatgtgggcAGAGCTTCAATCAGTTAGGagtcctaaaaagacaccagcgaattcacactggagagaagccatattacTGTACTGCATGCGGGAAGAGCTTCCGTCAGTCAGGAGACCTAAAAGCACATCAGCGAATTCACTCTGGAGAGAAGCTGTATccctgtactgaatgtggggaacGCTTTAGTAGGTTtagagaccttaaaagacaccagcaaattcacactggagagaagccgtatcacagTACTGAATGTG tgaaTGAAGGGGGTCCCCAGAGTGAGAGCCAGTCTGAATCCAGAGACACAGAGAAGGGGAGCTTGTCAAActga